The Cohnella abietis genome has a segment encoding these proteins:
- a CDS encoding YlaN family protein: MAASDTIIDLNQKAARLLQEDADKIEKLIAIQMENLTTRKCPLYEEVLDTQMYGFSRAVDFAVRTGLVEEGAGKWLISQLERNLAILYEALERKEE, translated from the coding sequence ATGGCAGCATCGGACACAATCATCGATCTGAATCAAAAGGCAGCACGTCTTCTTCAGGAAGATGCCGATAAAATTGAGAAATTAATCGCCATCCAGATGGAGAACCTGACAACCCGCAAATGCCCGCTATATGAGGAAGTACTGGACACCCAGATGTATGGCTTCTCGAGAGCGGTTGATTTCGCGGTAAGGACAGGATTAGTTGAAGAAGGCGCGGGGAAATGGTTAATAAGTCAGCTGGAACGGAATCTGGCGATTTTATACGAGGCATTAGAAAGAAAAGAAGAGTAG
- a CDS encoding Asp23/Gls24 family envelope stress response protein, giving the protein MTEEQQQGLIRISDDVVATIAGLAALETPGVAAMSGGISEGLAKRLSGRNAQKGVSVEVGQVEAAIDLRIVVQYGIPIQEVGRRLQDNVREAVENMTGLNVVEVNVKVEGVAFKDDETEEAHRVK; this is encoded by the coding sequence ATGACGGAAGAGCAGCAGCAAGGTTTAATTCGTATTTCAGATGATGTAGTCGCTACCATTGCAGGATTAGCGGCATTAGAGACACCCGGAGTCGCCGCTATGTCGGGCGGAATTTCGGAAGGCTTGGCCAAACGACTTAGTGGACGTAACGCTCAGAAGGGTGTGTCCGTAGAGGTTGGGCAAGTAGAGGCAGCCATTGATCTAAGAATCGTAGTGCAATATGGTATTCCGATTCAAGAGGTTGGGCGCCGACTGCAGGATAATGTCCGAGAAGCGGTTGAGAATATGACTGGACTTAACGTTGTTGAAGTGAACGTTAAGGTTGAAGGCGTAGCATTCAAGGATGACGAAACAGAAGAGGCACATCGAGTAAAATAG
- a CDS encoding HPr family phosphocarrier protein, giving the protein MSNNAAIVELSQAANKYRSSIVLQAESKYIDVKSILGLFTTLVGNLSYELHVHGPDADEAKKELGEIFAKHSLNVKVVE; this is encoded by the coding sequence ATGTCGAACAATGCGGCTATTGTAGAATTGTCCCAAGCAGCTAACAAATACCGTTCTTCTATCGTTCTTCAAGCGGAAAGTAAGTACATTGATGTAAAAAGTATTCTGGGACTGTTCACTACGCTAGTGGGCAACCTTTCGTATGAGCTTCATGTTCATGGACCTGATGCTGACGAAGCGAAGAAGGAACTTGGTGAAATTTTCGCTAAGCACAGCTTGAACGTTAAAGTTGTGGAATAG
- the cax gene encoding calcium/proton exchanger, protein MMKKMFFPLLIFTFALSALSHFMKWGAEIEFALAGLAILFAAGLLGKATESVAHYAGQRLGGFLNATFGNAAELIIAIFLIKEGLFDIVKASLTGAIIGNLLLVLGASALIGGIKFKEQKFNVHLAGQNASLMLLGIIALFIPAIFVKTEHISTENTLTISIIVAAFLIFAYLGWLVYSMFTHKDLLEDHVDTQADHGEVAAWSRGKSIFYLVVATVMVAFISEWLVHTLDTFSSRFGLSELFVGAFVVAIVGNAAEHSAAVMLALKNKMGAAVEIAVGSSLQIALFVAPVLVFISLLFGDGMNLIFSTIELAAIGVAVLIATSISRDGATTWFEGKLLLIVYVILGVSFYFV, encoded by the coding sequence ATGATGAAAAAAATGTTTTTCCCTTTATTAATCTTTACTTTTGCGCTTAGTGCTCTATCTCATTTCATGAAATGGGGAGCAGAAATTGAATTCGCGTTAGCTGGCTTAGCGATTTTATTCGCTGCGGGTCTTCTCGGTAAAGCGACCGAATCAGTTGCGCATTACGCAGGACAGCGGCTTGGAGGATTTCTTAACGCCACATTTGGCAACGCGGCCGAGCTCATTATTGCGATCTTCCTGATCAAAGAAGGATTGTTCGACATTGTTAAAGCCAGCTTGACCGGAGCAATTATCGGTAACCTGCTTCTAGTCCTCGGAGCAAGCGCATTAATAGGTGGTATAAAATTTAAAGAGCAGAAATTCAACGTTCACCTCGCTGGCCAGAATGCTTCCTTAATGCTGCTTGGCATTATTGCCCTCTTCATCCCAGCAATCTTCGTCAAAACAGAGCATATTTCTACAGAAAATACGCTGACGATTAGTATCATTGTTGCTGCTTTTCTTATTTTCGCCTACCTAGGGTGGTTGGTCTACTCCATGTTCACGCATAAAGACTTGCTAGAGGATCACGTAGATACGCAAGCCGATCATGGTGAAGTAGCCGCATGGTCACGTGGAAAGTCCATTTTCTATCTCGTTGTCGCTACAGTAATGGTCGCATTCATTAGTGAATGGCTCGTACATACGCTTGACACGTTCTCCTCGCGCTTTGGGCTTTCCGAATTATTCGTGGGTGCATTTGTAGTCGCGATAGTCGGCAACGCCGCTGAGCACAGCGCAGCGGTTATGCTTGCTCTGAAGAACAAGATGGGCGCCGCAGTAGAGATCGCTGTTGGCAGCAGTCTACAAATCGCTTTGTTCGTAGCTCCTGTCCTCGTATTCATCAGCCTGCTCTTCGGAGATGGAATGAATTTAATATTCTCTACGATAGAGCTTGCCGCTATCGGCGTTGCAGTACTGATTGCCACCTCTATTTCTCGAGACGGCGCAACAACATGGTTTGAGGGAAAGCTGCTGCTTATCGTCTACGTCATTCTGGGCGTTTCCTTCTACTTCGTGTAA
- a CDS encoding aminopeptidase, with translation MRDPRLQKLAANLAGYSIKVQPGDNVLIEMIGSERELLKCLIEEVAKLGGNPFIEIEDRSVTRTLLNNSTDEQLATWAAYDLERMKKMQGYIGIRAGENVNELADVPANKMKSYDRIHRHPVHMEQRVKKTKWVILRYPNASMAQLANMSTEAFENFYFDVCNLDYGKMDRAMDPLQELMSKTDKVRIVAPGTDLNFSIKGIGAQKCSGERNIPDGEVYSCPVRDSVNGTISYNTPSVYNGFTYENVKFTFENGKIVEATANDTDRINALLDSDEGARYIGEFSLGFNPYILHPMKDTLFDEKIAGSLHFTPGQAYEVTDNGNRSSIHWDLVLIQRPEYGGGEVYFDDVLIRKDGIFVIPELEGLNPDSLK, from the coding sequence ATGAGAGATCCGCGTCTGCAAAAATTAGCTGCCAATTTGGCAGGTTACTCTATCAAGGTACAGCCAGGCGATAATGTTCTTATCGAGATGATTGGTTCAGAGAGAGAATTGTTGAAATGTCTTATTGAAGAAGTGGCTAAGCTAGGTGGTAACCCATTTATCGAGATTGAGGATCGTTCCGTAACTCGCACGCTACTTAATAACTCAACTGATGAGCAATTGGCAACCTGGGCAGCTTATGATTTGGAGAGAATGAAGAAGATGCAAGGCTACATAGGTATTCGTGCGGGTGAAAACGTGAACGAGCTTGCCGATGTTCCTGCTAATAAAATGAAATCATATGATCGGATTCATCGTCATCCCGTTCACATGGAGCAGAGAGTCAAGAAAACTAAGTGGGTTATTTTACGCTATCCGAATGCATCGATGGCCCAGTTGGCGAATATGAGCACGGAAGCATTCGAGAATTTCTACTTTGATGTTTGTAACCTTGATTATGGGAAAATGGATCGTGCCATGGACCCGCTGCAGGAACTGATGAGTAAAACAGATAAAGTAAGAATTGTTGCGCCGGGGACAGATCTGAACTTTTCTATAAAAGGTATTGGAGCGCAGAAGTGTTCTGGGGAAAGGAATATTCCAGATGGGGAAGTGTATTCTTGTCCGGTTCGTGACTCGGTAAACGGTACAATCTCTTACAATACTCCAAGTGTATATAATGGCTTTACTTATGAAAATGTAAAATTCACATTCGAGAACGGTAAAATTGTTGAAGCAACCGCTAACGATACGGATCGAATCAATGCTCTCCTAGACAGTGATGAAGGGGCTCGTTATATTGGTGAATTCAGCTTAGGCTTTAATCCTTATATTTTGCATCCGATGAAAGATACTTTGTTTGACGAGAAGATTGCAGGTAGCCTGCACTTCACCCCTGGGCAAGCCTACGAGGTAACCGATAATGGAAACCGTTCCTCCATACACTGGGATCTTGTGCTCATCCAGCGGCCTGAATATGGTGGTGGTGAGGTTTATTTTGACGATGTATTAATTCGAAAAGATGGTATTTTCGTTATTCCTGAATTAGAAGGGCTCAATCCTGATTCCTTGAAATAG